A single region of the Silene latifolia isolate original U9 population chromosome 8, ASM4854445v1, whole genome shotgun sequence genome encodes:
- the LOC141596303 gene encoding uncharacterized protein LOC141596303 codes for MLEAKSLRKATIPSTLLPYPSPASIQPTRLAIHVNHEDDIDFSSCSAYFASGRHMYRLEIPVGDSLLNQGKEGLLIPDIVEVVGPSMIDQCRHQYEIQSVALAKTGSAETCILGSVDSHGHLIVSLVNTDARDTQKPTFVASPQDRGVGEGSWAGLSFSPTQLSTVAVARSFPKCIDLYDQENHIRNLRTLWYPSSLTFVQSPFYQTENSVLAVTEGCQLTLWDLRMKENGGCIHRICGSPGDILYDSSTSTTGNIAVAGADRTVTVFDPRRWSVLSRWTHCSKYEITGLAFSALDPDYIYVQGMDYEVFCGDWCKGSKIISFRGDSSWLGFDKCPERDVVGGWCDSGSIFVAHIDAKRDSEDMIEALPNGNV; via the exons ATGTTGGAGGCGAAAAGCTTAAGAAAAGCAACAATACCGTCGACTTTACTCCCGTACCCTTCCCCCGCTAGCATTCAGCCCACTCGTCTCGCTATCCAC GTTAATCACGAAGATGATATCGATTTTTCTTCTTGTTCGGCTTACTTTGCGTCCGGCCGACATATGTATCGACTCGAG ATTCCAGTGGGGGATTCATTGCTTAATCAAGGAAAAGAGGGCCTTTTGATTCCGGATATTGTTGAG GTTGTCGGTCCTTCAATGATTGATCAATGCCGTCATCAATATGAAATACAAAGTGTAGCGTTGGCAAAGACAGGGA GCGCCGAAACTTGTATTCTGGGAAGTGTTGACTCTCATGGTCACCTAATTGTATCGTTAGTTAACACTGATGCTAGAG ATACTCAGAAGCCGACATTTGTTGCATCACCTCAAGATCGTGGAGTCGGAGAAGGAAGCTGGGCAGGTCTCAGCTTCAGCCCTACTCAATTGTCTACG GTAGCTGTAGCACGCAGTTTCCCCAAATGTATTGATCTTTATGACCAAGAAAATCATATAAGAAACCTTCGAAC ACTCTGGTATCCTTCATCATTAACCTTCGTGCAGAGTCCTTTTTATCAGACTGAAAATTCTGTTTTAGCAGTAACTGAAGGGTGTCAG CTGACTTTGTGGGATCTGAGGATGAAAGAGAATGGTGGTTGCATACACAGAATTTGCGGTTCACCTGGAGATATTCTTTATGATTCATCTACTTCAACCACTGGTAATATTGCTGTTGCTGGAGCTGACCGAACGGTGACCGTCTTTGATCCACGGAG GTGGTCTGTATTATCAAGATGGACTCATTGTTCAAAGTATGAG ATCACAGGCCTGGCGTTCTCGGCACTTGACCCTGATTACATCTATGTCCAAGGAATGGACTATGAG GTCTTTTGTGGAGATTGGTGCAAAGGTTCAAAGATCATTTCATTTAGAGGGGACTCAAGCTGGCTTGGATTTGATAAG TGTCCCGAGAGAGATGTGGTGGGGGGATGGTGTGATTCAGGAAGCATCTTTGTGGCTCATATTGATGCTAAGAGAGATTCTGAAGACATGATCGAGGCTCTACCCAATGGGAATGTGTAA
- the LOC141596308 gene encoding tubby-like F-box protein 8, which yields MSFRSIVRDVRDGFGSLSRRSFEVRLSGPLRGKSHGSVHELHEPVVVIQTSKWASLPPELLRDVIKRLEASEIMWPARKHVVACAAVCRSWREMCQEIVKSPELCGKLTFPVSLKQPGPRDGSIQCFIKRDKSNLTYHLFLSLSPALLVENGKFLLSAKRTRRTTCTEYVISMDADNISRSSNTYIGKLRSNFLGTKFIIYDTQPPYNSSQSSPPGRSKRFYSKKVSPKVPTGSYNIAQVAYELNVLGTRGPRRMHCVMQSIPSSSLEPGGSVPGQPELLPRSLEDSFRSMSFSKSIDTSTEFSSSRFSDIAGPRDDDEEGKEKPLVLKNKSPRWHEQLQCWCLNFRGRVTVASVKNFQLIAATQTPAGAPTPSQPGPSDHDKIILQFGKVGKDMFTMDYRYPLSAFQAFAICLSSFDTKLACE from the exons ATGTCTTTCCGAAGCATAGTCCGAGATGTGAGGGATGGTTTTGGGAGCTTGTCTAGGCGAAGTTTTGAAGTGAGGTTATCGGGTCCACTCCGGGGAAAGTCACATGGTTCAGTGCACGAGCTCCATGAGCCGGTTGTTGTTATCCAGACCAGCAAATGGGCTAGCCTCCCTCCTGAGTTATTACGCGATGTTATTAAGAGATTGGAGGCTAGTGAGATCATGTGGCCTGCTAGGAAGCATGTGGTTGCTTGTGCTGCTGTTTGTAGGTCGTGGAGGGAGATGTGTCAGGAAATCGTCAAGAGCCCCGAGTTATGTGGAAAGCTGACATTCCCTGTATCATTGAAGCAG CCCGGGCCACGAGATGGATCAATTCAGTGCTTCATCAAAAGAGATAAATCTAACTTGACTTACCATCTCTTCCTTTCCCTTAGCCCAG CGTTGCTTGTTGAGAACGGGAAATTTCTTCTATCTGCAAAGCGTACGAGGAGAACGACGTGTACAGAGTATGTGATCAGTATGGATGCAGACAATATATCGAGGTCGAGTAATACTTACATTGGGAAATTAAG GTCAAATTTTCTCGGCACCAAATTTATTATCTACGACACACAGCCACCATACAACAGTTCTCAATCTTCACCACCAGGCCGGAGCAAGAGGTTCTACTCTAAAAAGGTCTCCCCGAAAGTTCCTACAGGGAGTTACAACATTGCCCAGGTTGCCTACGAGCTGAACGTCCTTGGCACGAGAGGCCCACGCAGGATGCACTGTGTCATGCAGTCCATCCCATCTTCTTCCCTGGAGCCAGGGGGAAGTGTACCCGGGCAGCCTGAGCTCCTGCCCCGTTCTCTCGAGGACTCTTTCCGGAGCATGTCTTTCTCCAAGTCCATTGACACGTCAACCGAGTTTAGCAGCTCCCGATTCTCGGACATTGCCGGTCCTCGTGATGACGACGAGGAAGGTAAGGAAAAGCCCTTGGTACTTAAAAACAAGTCCCCAAGATGGCATGAACAGTTGCAATGTTGGTGTCTTAACTTCCGAGGGAGAGTGACCGTGGCTTCCGTCAAGAACTTCCAACTTATTGCGGCAACTCAGACTCCAGCTGGGGCCCCAACCCCTTCGCAACCCGGCCCGTCCGACCACGACAAGATCATCCTCCAATTCGGCAAAGTTGGCAAGGACATGTTCACCATGGACTACCGGTATCCTCTTTCCGCATTTCAGGCTTTCGCGATTTGTCTCAGTAGCTTTGACACCAAATTGGCTTGTGAATAG